TCAGAAGTTGCAGCTACAATGGCAGCAGCTCTTAACAACTAATTCTAGTTGCTAGATAAAAAGAAAAGAAGTTACGTGAATGAATCGTAACTTCTTTTTTGTTGCTATTAAAAAAACGTCTGAGCATGCCCCAGACGTTGAAAAAAGTAATTAATGAGCGAAGGTATTTACACCAAGTAGAAGAGAGAGTGTTCCCATGATGATACCTGCAAGGATAACCCCAAGCATAACAGCAATAACACTACGTTTAAAGTCCCAATCTAGGATAGATGCTGCTAGGGTACCAGTCCAAGCTCCTGTTCCTGGAAGCGGAATTCCCACAAAAAGTAGAAGGGCCCAGAAGACACCCTTATCTCCAGCAGCTTTTTCAAGTTTTTGGCCACCACTGTGACCTTTTTTAAGACACCAGGTAAAGAAGCCACCAATTAGAGGTTTATCTGCCCCCCATTCGAGGACACGGCGGGCGAAGAAGAAGATAATTGGAACTGGAATCATGTTCCCAATGACACAAAGAATTAGGGCTTGCCACCAAGGGATACCTGAGGCGATAGCAACAGGAACGGCTCCACGGAGCTCAACCAAAGGAATCATAGAGATTAAGAGTGCAATGATGTATTTCATGAGTAACCTTTCATAGGGGAATAAAATAAGAGATAAGACTCAAAATGACATGAGCTTTATCGAGAGTGATAAGACTAATACTACTGCGAAAGTGCTAAAAAGTACTTGTTGGATTAGGTGGGTCTCAGCCTATCAAAGTAGATAGAAAATTTGAATCAAACACCTTAAGTTACCTAATATTTCAGTCTTATTTATTGTATCTTATATGGTCTCTAATGACAACTTTAAAAAGCTTTTTGAGGGTATAGTTTCCCATGAGCTGACATTTTTGGTATAATAATAGTCAGTTATAGTCAAATTAGACTGGAGGAATTAAGATGGCAAGAAATACATCAGATAGTATAGAAGAATATATTAAAGAATTGCTGGGCCAGTCTGGAATTGCTGAGATTCAACGCTCGAACTTAGCAGATACTTTTCAAGTTGTACCGAGTCAGATTAACTATGTTATTAAGACTCGTTTTACAGAAAGTCGTGGTTATATTGTTGAGAGTAAACGTGGAGGTGGCGGTTATATTCGTATCGTCAAGGTCAGATTCTCCGACAAGCACCACATGATTAATGATTTGCTTCAGAACTTGGCGGATCAGCTCAGCGAGCAGGTATTTACAGACTTGATTCAGTTGCTTTTTGATGAAAAAATCATCACTGAACGTGAGGGAAATTTGATTTTAGCAACTGCTAGTGATGATGTTTTAGGCGAAGATGCGGCTGCTATTCGTTCGCGTATTCTACGCTCGCTATTACTTAGATTGGATAGAAAAGGAAATTAGATGACGACATATTCAAGAAAAATGCAGGCCATTTTCCATCGTGCTCAGCTTGAGGCAGAGCGTTTTGGAAGTCCTTTCTTGGAGACTTGGCATGTGCTTCTGGCTATGGTTGAGGTTCCAGGATCTGTAGCCTACCTAACATTTACTGATTTTGAGGACCGTATTCGTGCGGAAGAGATTGAGACCGCTGCTGTACTAGCGATGGAGAAAAGTCCAAAAGACTTGTCTGAATCAGATATTATCGATTTACGTGCACAGTCACATGCTTTAGGGGCTATGTTGCAAGAGGCAGAGGGAATTGCTAGTGTAACTGGTGCTGTAGAGGTAGGGTCTGAACATGTATTGATGGCCTTTCTCCTTCATAAGGATTTGATGGTTTGTCGTCTCCTTGAAGTTGCTGGTTTTCAATATAAGGATGACAGCGATAAGCCTCGCATTATCGATTTACGACGTTCTTTGGAGCGTTACGCAGGTCTTAGTAAGCAAGATTTGAAGGCCATTCACGACCTTCGTAAGCCTAAAAAGTCAAAGGCATCAGGTAATTTTGCTAATATGATGCAGCCTCCTCAATCTTCTACTGGGGAACTGTCAGATTACACAAAAGACTTAACGGCAGTAGCCGAGTCAGGTGCTCTTGATCCTGTTATTGGACGTGAGAAAGAAATTTCACGCATGATTCAGGTTTTGAGTCGTAAAACGAAGAATAACCCAGTTCTTGTGGGTGAAGCAGGTGTTGGTAAGACGGCACTTGCGCTTGGCTTAGCACAGCGTATTGCTTCAGGCGAAGTACCTTTTGAGTTGGCTGATATGCGTATCTTAGAGCTTGATATGATGAGTGTGGTTGCAGGAACACGTTTCCGTGGCGATTTCGAAGAACGTATGAATCAGATCATTGATGAGATTGAAGCTGATGGAAAAATCATTCTCTTTATTGACGAATTGCATACGATTATCGGTTCTGGTTCAGGTATTGATAGTACCTTAGATGCGGCGAATATTTTGAAACCCGCTCTAGCACGTGGAACCCTTCATATGGTTGGAGCAACTACTCAAGCTGAGTACCAGAAGCATATTGAGAAAGATGCAGCTCTTTCTCGCCGTTTTGCTAAGATTACAATCGAGGAGCCAAGTGTAGCTGAGGCGATTGATATTCTAAAAGGCCTACGGTCGTCTTATGAAGACTATCATCGTGTAACGATTACTGATGAGGCGGTTGAGACAGCAGTCAAGGCAGCCCACCGTTATTTGACGAGTAAAAACTTACCTGACTCTGCCATTGACCTTTTAGATGAAGCGAGTGCAACTGTTCAAGGTCGTATCAAAAAAGAAGCCAAACTTGAAATAACGCCTTTGGACGAAGCGCTTCTATCTGGTGATATGAAGGCTGCTGTTAAACAATATAAGGCTAGCCAAAAAGCAAAATTACCAAAACCTGCCTTGGTAGATGCAGATCAGATTATGCAAACCCTTAGTCGTCTATCAGGTATTCCTGTTGAGAAGATGACTCAGGCAGATAGCAAGCGTTACTTGAATCTGGAAGCAGAGCTTCACAAACGTGTTATTGGTCAAGACGAAGCAGTTTCAGCGATTAGTCGTGCTATTCGTCGTAACCAGTCAGGTATTCGTACTGGCAAACGTCCGATTGGTTCCTTCATGTTCCTTGGACCTACTGGTGTTGGTAAGACAGAATTGGCCAAGGCTTTGGCGGAGGTTCTCTTTGATGATGAGTCAGCTTTGCTTCGCTTTGACATGTCAGAATACATGGAAAAATTTGCGGCTAGCCGCCTTAACGGTGCTCCTCCAGGTTATGTTGGATATGATGAGGGTGGTGAGTTAACAGAAAAAGTTCGTAACAAGCCTTACTCAGTTCTTCTTTTTGACGAGGTAGAAAAGGCTCACCCAGACATTTTCAACATTCTCTTACAGGTTTTGGATGATGGTGTCTTGACGGATAGTCGAGGTCGTAAAGTCGACTTCTCAAATACCATTATCATAATGACTTCGAACTTGGGGGCGACTGCTCTTCGCGATGATAAGACTGTTGGTTTTGGTGCTCGAGACATTTCTCATAATCATCAAGCTATGCAGTCACGTATCATGGAAGAGCTTAAGAAGGCCTACCGTCCAGAGTTTATCAACCGTATTGATGAGAAGGTTGTCTTCCATAGCTTAGAGGAAGAACAGCTTCGTGAGATTGTCAAAATTATGGTAAAACCGTTGGTTTCAGCTTTGGCTGAAAAAGGGATTGACTTGAAATTCCAACCAGCTGCCCTCAAGCATTTGGCTAAAGATGGCTATGATGTTGAGATGGGTGCTCGTCCATTACGTCGCACGATTCAAACTCAGGTTGAGGATAAGTTATCTGAGCTCTTACTAGGCGGCCAAGTAGTGAGTGGACAAACCCTTAAGATTGGTTGTTCGAAAGATAAATTAACCTTTACAGTAGTGTAAAGATTAAACAAAAAGACAGATTACAGGTGTAGTTTGTCTTTTTGTTTGTGTCAACAGGAGTCAAGGTAGAGTCAATCTTTCTGTAAAGTTGGGTAAAAGAAAAAGCCGAGCAAGGCTCGACTATAAGGTTTAGAGTTTTTCGTTGACAAAGGTGACAAAGTGATTCCACCAGACCTTGAGGAAGAAGCTTTTCTTAACTTCTTTACCAGCAACCAGTTCCATGCTAGGCATACCTTGGTTAGGTAGGTAACCTTCTCCGACAAGTGACTTATCTTCAAAGGTAGCAGTTCCAACCTTGTCTCCTGGTTTGACAGGAGCTTGGACTTGATTTGTAGTAACTTTAATATGTTTACTATTGTTAGCATCTATTTTTTGGATGATATTAAAGTCAGACTTAGCGACGGCAGTGACTTGCTTAGATTTACCATCAATAACATGGGCTTGACTTTTACCGATAGCTTGTCCTTTTTTGGCAATGGTCTTGCTTTCCCAATGATAGACTACGTAGTTAAGTAGGTCATTGGTTGCAGTGAAACGGGCGTAGTCATCAGTATCGGTATTATCAGCATTCATAATGACTGTGATAATGCTCATGCCACTTTCATTTGAGTGGGCCACGAAGGAAGCACCGGCCAAATCGGTGGTACCTGTTTTTAGACCATCAACTCCCTTGCGGTAACTAGGTTGTCCCTTAAGCATGTAGTTGAAGGTTTTAAGTTTGTTGACACCATCAAAATCAGCCTCGGTTTTTTTAGTGATATCGAGAATTTCAGGATATTCTTTCACCACGTGTTGCGCAATGATAGCAACGTCCTTAGCACTCATGGTGTTTTCTTCGTCAGATTTAGAGCCTGGATAGATATTGTCACCTAAGTAGGAATTATTAAGACCAGAGGCATTGACAATCTTGGCATCAGTGATACCCCAATCTTTAAGTTGGGCTTTCATCATATCGACAAACTTGCTTTCGGTTCCACCGATTTCCTCAGCTAGAGCAATGGATGCACTATTGGCACTGGAAATAAGGGTTGCGTCAAGGAGCTGTTTAACAGTGTACTTACGGGCATCTAGTGGAATATTGGATACTCCGGCACTGACAGTTAGTTCAAAGGGATAGTCAGAAATCTCAACTTTGCTATTCCATTTGAGGTCTCCCTGATCTACCGCTTTATACACCATGTAGGCCGTTAGGAGCTTGGTAATAGAGCCAATCCCTGTAGAGGTAGTGGCATCTTTTTCGTATAAAATTTTGCCAGTAGTCGCTTCGACAGCGATGGCATGTTTGGCTGCGGCATCATATCCTTTTTTCTTATCTGCTGCAAAAGCAGGGGCTACGCTTCCCAGACAGAGTAAGAAGGTCATCATAAGCGTAATCAGTTTTTTCATGGTTTGTTCCTTCATGTGTTTTGGATATTTATTATACCACATTTTGAGAGGAACTTAAGGTGTTGAGAAGGGGCTTTTACTTACAAGACCAATTTTGAAGGCAAGATAAAACTACCTTTTGATAGCTAAAAGGTAGTTTTGTGTTTACTTGTTTCCTGTAAAGAAATTAA
Above is a window of Streptococcus salivarius DNA encoding:
- a CDS encoding ATP-dependent Clp protease ATP-binding subunit, translated to MTTYSRKMQAIFHRAQLEAERFGSPFLETWHVLLAMVEVPGSVAYLTFTDFEDRIRAEEIETAAVLAMEKSPKDLSESDIIDLRAQSHALGAMLQEAEGIASVTGAVEVGSEHVLMAFLLHKDLMVCRLLEVAGFQYKDDSDKPRIIDLRRSLERYAGLSKQDLKAIHDLRKPKKSKASGNFANMMQPPQSSTGELSDYTKDLTAVAESGALDPVIGREKEISRMIQVLSRKTKNNPVLVGEAGVGKTALALGLAQRIASGEVPFELADMRILELDMMSVVAGTRFRGDFEERMNQIIDEIEADGKIILFIDELHTIIGSGSGIDSTLDAANILKPALARGTLHMVGATTQAEYQKHIEKDAALSRRFAKITIEEPSVAEAIDILKGLRSSYEDYHRVTITDEAVETAVKAAHRYLTSKNLPDSAIDLLDEASATVQGRIKKEAKLEITPLDEALLSGDMKAAVKQYKASQKAKLPKPALVDADQIMQTLSRLSGIPVEKMTQADSKRYLNLEAELHKRVIGQDEAVSAISRAIRRNQSGIRTGKRPIGSFMFLGPTGVGKTELAKALAEVLFDDESALLRFDMSEYMEKFAASRLNGAPPGYVGYDEGGELTEKVRNKPYSVLLFDEVEKAHPDIFNILLQVLDDGVLTDSRGRKVDFSNTIIIMTSNLGATALRDDKTVGFGARDISHNHQAMQSRIMEELKKAYRPEFINRIDEKVVFHSLEEEQLREIVKIMVKPLVSALAEKGIDLKFQPAALKHLAKDGYDVEMGARPLRRTIQTQVEDKLSELLLGGQVVSGQTLKIGCSKDKLTFTVV
- a CDS encoding COG2426 family protein, translated to MKYIIALLISMIPLVELRGAVPVAIASGIPWWQALILCVIGNMIPVPIIFFFARRVLEWGADKPLIGGFFTWCLKKGHSGGQKLEKAAGDKGVFWALLLFVGIPLPGTGAWTGTLAASILDWDFKRSVIAVMLGVILAGIIMGTLSLLLGVNTFAH
- the pbp3 gene encoding D-alanyl-D-alanine carboxypeptidase PBP3 produces the protein MKKLITLMMTFLLCLGSVAPAFAADKKKGYDAAAKHAIAVEATTGKILYEKDATTSTGIGSITKLLTAYMVYKAVDQGDLKWNSKVEISDYPFELTVSAGVSNIPLDARKYTVKQLLDATLISSANSASIALAEEIGGTESKFVDMMKAQLKDWGITDAKIVNASGLNNSYLGDNIYPGSKSDEENTMSAKDVAIIAQHVVKEYPEILDITKKTEADFDGVNKLKTFNYMLKGQPSYRKGVDGLKTGTTDLAGASFVAHSNESGMSIITVIMNADNTDTDDYARFTATNDLLNYVVYHWESKTIAKKGQAIGKSQAHVIDGKSKQVTAVAKSDFNIIQKIDANNSKHIKVTTNQVQAPVKPGDKVGTATFEDKSLVGEGYLPNQGMPSMELVAGKEVKKSFFLKVWWNHFVTFVNEKL
- a CDS encoding CtsR family transcriptional regulator yields the protein MARNTSDSIEEYIKELLGQSGIAEIQRSNLADTFQVVPSQINYVIKTRFTESRGYIVESKRGGGGYIRIVKVRFSDKHHMINDLLQNLADQLSEQVFTDLIQLLFDEKIITEREGNLILATASDDVLGEDAAAIRSRILRSLLLRLDRKGN